ATGACAGGCAAGCAATAAGAACTTTCCTAAACCGCAGAGCAACCTTAAGTGGTGACACAAATGTATGCACTGTACCATACCTGGGCCACTTCGATCTCCTTGTCCCAGATGATCTTCTCGAGGATGTTGCGGGGGGCGCCCATCTCGGCCTCGACCTCCGCCatggaggcggcggggcggcagtGGCGGCGGATGCGGATCCCCTGGCAGGCCGCGATGTCGTTGACGGACTTGCCGCTCTCCCACTGCCCCAGCTCCACCGCGTTGAGCATCTCGTCCCGCTCCAGCGCCTCCACGGTGTCCTGAGAAGAGAAGATCGAATCCTGTTAGTACTACTTCGAGAGACAGCAGATCGAGCCGACAGATTAAAAAAAAAGAAGAACAGAGAAGCAGGAGAGCAGAGCAGGCCGCGGTACCCTGGGGCCGCAGCGGAGGgggcgggcgcgggcggcggcggcggcgagcgcgaCGAGGCCCCGCGACGGCGGAGGGGAGCGGGCGGCGGGGGAGCGGGAGGGGGAGGCCCTGAGCGCAGGCGGGGCGAGGAGGGCCTGCATCGCGCGCGAACAGCAGAGGCGGCGGGGGTAGGTGGGGGCTGGCGGGAGTTGGTGGGGGTTGGTCGCCTCGCCGATGCTGGGTTGCTTCGTCGCAGGGGACGGACTCCGGCTTTATAGCGCGGCGGTGGGTGGCGGCGGGGCGTGGGGCAGCAACGGTCCGGGGCGGGCGTCTCCGACGGCGACGGGCTCAAACCGCTATAGTACCTCACCTGCAActgaagtactccctccgtttctaaatgtAAATTTTTTTAAAGATTCCACTATGAGCAatatacagatgtatatagacatattttagagcgTAGATTTACTCATTTTACTTTGTATGTAGTATGCATTAAAATATCTAAgaagacttatatttaaaaacggAGGTAGTGGTAGTACAGCACTATTTCCACGTGCCTAGTCGAGCCCACGCGGGACGCGAGCCCGCCGTCCTCTTCACGAGCTCGTGTCGCGACCTTGTTTCTTTTCGTTCTCCTTTTCGGCAAAAAAAGATTCGATTTAAACCACCGTTTTGTTCCATCTATTCCCATGCTCTCTCCACGATTCGCTCCCATGCAACCATTGTCATCTTTTTTGGGCTTTTGTGTTCTCCCGGTTGCTCCAGCATCCCCTTTTTTTTCACATCAAGGTGTAATTTTCATATCCCTAGGCCCGATTGGTTCGGCGTTTTCGAGACCAAAACCTCTGTATTAGTCAGAGATGTAAAACTATCTGGCCGGATCCTGAAATCGCGCTTGTTTTGATGGCGTTAGTGCGTTACATCCGAAAGTTTTTACAAACCAAGCGACGCGTGCATTCTCATCCACCGGTTTTATACTTGTACGGTACTAACGAATCTGTAAACTATTACACCTGTAAAACACAAAACGAGTTTCCAAGTAGGCCCTACAAAGAAAaggtatactccctctgtaaagaaatataagagcggtTAGATCACTATACCACTTCTTTACAGGGGGAGTAATTTACATGATCCTATCACTATCGTGGTAGCCTTTATCCACACCATACCACTGTCTTTACTTCAGCATGTGACATTTCCCAttgtcttttctttttttgagaggGGACATTTCCCATTTTCAGTGATGATCAACAAAAAAAGTCATAAAATGATAAATTCCTCCATGAAATCAATATTTGAGAGGAGTTGCTACTTTTGATTGTAAATGGTTCATTCATCATCCCAAAATTAGGAGAAAATAATCCGCAATATTTGAGAGGAAGGATCTAAAAAACCAAGACCATTTGTGTCAAAGTTGATTCGGACTTGTCAGTTGAGCAAGCACAACATAAAAAATGTTTGTGCGTGTGTGTTAGGACTTGCGTATTGCCTGACCAACTTTGTGGAAAGTGCTTGATGCTTCATTGGTGCATCAGAAGACCAATTTATCTACTACCCTTAAAGCAGGAAGGGTGTAGAATCAAAACCATCTCGTCCATCGAGCCATGCTGATCGGATGGTCTAAACCGTTCCAATGTTTAGAACAAAACGTATTTTAACGCTCTAATTACCCATCACAACCACATGTTATAAACATGTTTTAACTAAATGTCATCTCGTGAAATTTGTCACGCAATTAATATACTGCCAATTATCATCACGGAATTAATATTTTACCTTATATCAACATGCAATTCATATCGTACCAAATACCAACTTGTAATTAATATCGTACCTGATATCAGTGTGCATTGCATATACACGATTGCTAGTAGCAGAAAGTTGTAAAAAagatttcttttttcttttttaggGAATGTAAAAAAGGACTTATATGCTAGGCTAGGTTTAATTGGACTTGGATGGTGGGATGCCCATGAGACCATGACACAAGAGACAACAGAGTCTGAACTAGACAAGCATCATCTACAGTCCATTCACTTGTTTCCTATTTATGTGCCCGGAATAGATAGTATGTCTATATATCGCTTGTCGCGAGTTGCACACCCCGTTCGCCTACATTATTCCTGCTATGGGACAGGCTGGGCATGGCTATGAGATTCAAACTTGTCCCTGTGAGCAGCATAGACACGCAATGTGCAATTTTTTCCTTTTATTgtttttcattttcttctttgtcACGTCCCGTATTAAGAAAGTGTTCATTATGTAAATTAAAAACATTCAGCGTGTAACACTACAATATTTATTATGTACTAGAAATAGTTGTGGTGAATTAAAAATGTCCATCATGTACTTCAAAAAATTTCATTGTGTTTTTTAAAAACAGTTCACGGTGTCGTTACAAAAATGTTCGATCTCTATTTGAATTTTTTAACATGTGTTTAAAATTGTTCATCgtgtatttaaaaaaaattgttgtgcatttaataaatattcaacATGTACTTAAATTTTTTCAACGTGCATCTGCATTTGTTTAGCGTGTTTTTAGAAAATGTTAACGTCCATATAACAATTGTTTAAAAACAGTCAACACACATTTAAAAATGTTCAATATATATTataaaatgttcaatgtgtattaTAAAAATGATTAGTGTGTATTCGATTTTTTTTAAGATGTATTGAAAAACCTCAACATGCAGTTTGAAAAATGAAAACAGAAAAATGACAATACAATGAGAAAAAATGGTCATGTGATtctgaaaaaatgttcatgacaTATAATAAAATATATGTACAATAAAACCGAGCAGATTATAATAATCATGTATTTTATACTGAAAAAACACAGAAAAGTAGACGGCCAACTACAACAACAGCTAAAACGGGCCAGCCCACAAATCCCAACTCTGTAGGCCAGGATACCATAGGTCTCGTAGTAAGCGAGGTTTAGCCTAGCATGGCAGAGCCGAATCCTATTCCACGCGTAACGGGCAAACGTGCACCCATGAAGAGAGCGCCCTGCTATATGAGCTCGCACATTCCCTGATTCCCTCCCAATCAATCTCGGGGAGGGTGCCGCATACCGACTTTTCATATATTTTCTgcctttttctttcatttttttgttttattatcttcttattttcttttttctttttaatttttagAATCATGAATATttaataaatttaaaaaatgatATGTGGGAACACTTTTGAAATTATTAATTGTTTTTTGAAATTTggaaacttttttcaaattcttaaaccatttttaaattcaagattttctatttttctgaaatttgaaacattttctgaaatcaataaattttttaaaattcatgaagaTTTACTAAAAATCAGGATTTTTTAAATTTTTGAACATTTTATTTAATTTATAATATTTATAAAATatgggaacattttttgaattcatgacatcttttgaaaatcatgaacattttaaaacccgggaacgatttccaaattcatgaacattttaaaaCCCATGAGCTCGACTGTGTGGTCATGGCACTCGGCGTAGTACTCGCAGAATGAGGGAGAGGGAGGATGAgcagagagaggagggagagggagaggaagtGCGGTGCGAGGTGGTGCTCACAGGCGGCGTCATGAGGCGAGTCAGCGGCAGCGGAGTAGAGGAGATCCTCGGTGGCGGCAGACGGGCAACCTGTCCAGCTAGCCTTTCTCTCTCTGTGAGAACAACgagaaaggaggaagaagaattcAGATTTCTACCAACAAACGTGCATCATATCAATCTATTGGAGTTGCACTTCTCTTCTTCGAAGCAACAAAAACTGCTAGTAGAGCAAGTACAATGGTGGGCTTATAGTTTGCTTACATGACAATTTTACCTATCCTTGTGGATAACATTTCCGAAAATAATGGGATTGCTACAATACTCAGCAAGTTTCCGTGTCGCTTTATAAAGAAGAAACTTTCCGTGTGGTTCAATTTTCCCTTTGTCGTCGGGTGCCAAAGTGCCAAATCCAAACTCGTCTCGATCCTTTGCGCTTTGGCTTATCCTCGAAAATCCGCCGCAGAGCACACGGAATCCACACGGGCGCGGGGCCTCTCTAATCCTAATCCTAATCCCAACATGTCATGTCACGCTTGTGGACAGTATGCAATCCCGTGGGAGGGAGGTTTCTACGGAACAGCGGAGGCGATAGCGCGCATGTTTGACGGCCTGTTCAGTCCACACGGTGGATGGCGACGGCACATGATTCCACCAACCAAGGGTAAACCTCGTTTCATCATCCAAAAGAAAATGAAGTCATCTTGCATTGAGAAAATTGTTTGATTGCTTCCTATATGCATACATGATGCTACTGGTGCACTGGTATTAGTACAGCGCGACGATTTGCACGGCCGTATAAACTGCTTTTACAGAGCTGATTCAGTCTCACTCGGAGAAGAAGAAATATCAGAGAGACAAAAGCTACAGAAGCAGCAAAGGACTTCAGGCGATGGCGACGGCTCGGgacgccggcgccggcgagagAGGCAGGCGCGAGCTGAAGTTCGGGTACCTTAAGGCCGCGTTCTCTGCCTCCGCCCCGTCGTCGCTGCCGCTGCCGCCCTCGTCGAAGTTGAGCGCGTAGCTGAGCGGGTCGTACCTGAACTCCCCcgcggccgccgcccgccgcctccacCTGGTCCTGCCGCCGCTTTGCGGCCTTTCGTCGCCGCTGCCCGGCGAGCCGAAGCAGCCGCACACGGTGGTCCGCAGCTTGTGGCGCAGCGacggcggcgacgtggagtccaCCGCGTCCATGGCGTCTTCCTTGGTGCTAGTGTGCTTCAGCTGGTAGCAGCTAGAGATGGATGTGGGTTGTCAGAGTTCTGGGGTGTGTGACAGTGTGCTCGATCTGCTGCTGGAGAAGAAGGCGGAGGTGGGCGGGACTAAATAGGAGGGGCGGAAAAGG
This sequence is a window from Aegilops tauschii subsp. strangulata cultivar AL8/78 chromosome 7, Aet v6.0, whole genome shotgun sequence. Protein-coding genes within it:
- the LOC109784322 gene encoding uncharacterized protein; this translates as MDAVDSTSPPSLRHKLRTTVCGCFGSPGSGDERPQSGGRTRWRRRAAAAGEFRYDPLSYALNFDEGGSGSDDGAEAENAALRYPNFSSRLPLSPAPASRAVAIA